The following coding sequences lie in one Mycobacterium sp. DL440 genomic window:
- a CDS encoding acyl-CoA dehydrogenase family protein, whose translation MDFTPNPEQQAVADVVTSVLERDNTWDALVSGGVAALGVPDRLGGDGLGLPELSTALTEIGRHGTIGAALATIGLGLVSLLDLASDAQQDRYLAGVATGAVLSAALNEPGKSLPERPATNYADGKLNGTKVGVPYAETAKWLVVTADNAVVVVSPTADGVTVTKTPTSNGSDEYVVTFADVAIDADDVLAGASARRVNELALAVTGAFAAGLVAGALRLTADYVATREQFGRPLSTFQTVAAQLSEIYIASRTISLLSTSVLWRLAEGLDADEDLAILGYWLTSQAAPAMRLCHHLHGGMGMDITYPMDRYYSSIKDLTRLLGGQAHRLDLVGA comes from the coding sequence GTGGATTTCACACCGAACCCGGAGCAGCAGGCCGTCGCTGACGTGGTGACGTCCGTTCTCGAGCGTGACAACACCTGGGATGCACTGGTTTCCGGTGGGGTCGCGGCGCTGGGGGTGCCGGACCGGCTCGGCGGTGACGGTCTGGGTCTGCCCGAGTTGTCCACCGCGTTGACCGAGATCGGTCGGCACGGGACCATCGGCGCGGCGCTGGCCACCATCGGCCTAGGTCTGGTGTCGCTGCTCGATCTGGCCTCCGACGCCCAGCAGGATCGGTATCTGGCTGGGGTCGCCACGGGCGCGGTGCTGTCGGCAGCGCTCAACGAGCCGGGGAAGTCGCTCCCGGAACGGCCTGCGACCAACTATGCCGACGGTAAGCTCAACGGCACCAAAGTCGGTGTGCCCTACGCCGAAACGGCGAAGTGGTTGGTGGTCACCGCCGACAACGCGGTGGTGGTGGTGTCGCCCACGGCTGACGGTGTGACGGTCACCAAGACCCCGACCTCCAACGGTTCCGACGAATACGTGGTCACCTTCGCCGACGTCGCGATCGACGCCGACGACGTGCTCGCCGGTGCGAGTGCGCGCCGGGTCAACGAGCTCGCGCTGGCCGTCACCGGGGCGTTCGCGGCCGGTCTGGTGGCCGGCGCGCTGCGGTTGACCGCCGACTATGTGGCAACCCGTGAGCAGTTCGGCCGTCCGCTCTCGACGTTCCAGACGGTGGCCGCACAGCTGTCCGAGATTTACATCGCCTCGCGGACAATCTCTTTGCTGTCCACCTCGGTCCTGTGGCGGCTGGCCGAAGGCCTCGATGCCGACGAGGATCTGGCCATCCTGGGCTACTGGCTCACCTCGCAGGCCGCTCCGGCCATGCGGCTGTGCCATCACCTGCACGGCGGTATGGGTATGGACATCACCTACCCGATGGACCGCTACTACTCCTCGATCAAGGATCTGACCCGGCTGTTGGGCGGGCAAGCGCATCGACTCGATTTGGTGGGAGCGTAA
- a CDS encoding cytochrome P450, giving the protein MGCPNISKEFDFLDSELNLKGLPVEELAELRRAEPVHWVDVPGGTGGFGDKGYWLVTRHEDVKDVSLRSEVFSSAMNGAIPVWPQEMPREAVDVQSAVLLNMDAPHHTRLRKIISRGFTPRALSRLEDELNNRAQQIVKNAVASDTGDFVEQVSCELPLQAIAELLGVPQDDRDKLFRWSNEMTAGDDPEYADIDPAASSFEVITYAMKMAEERGKNPTDDIVTKLIEADIDGEKLSDDEFGFFVIMLAVAGNETSRNSITHGMIAFSQNPDQWELFKRERPKTAVDEIIRWATPVSAFQRTASEDTEISGVKIKAGERVVMSYRSANFDENVFDDPFTFNILRDPNPHVGFGGTGAHYCIGANLARLTINLIFNAVADHMPDLKPIGDPERLKSGWLNGIKHWPVDFTGKCPVAGEPADQAGAGEPAQQA; this is encoded by the coding sequence ATGGGCTGCCCAAACATCTCCAAGGAATTCGACTTCCTCGATTCCGAGCTCAACCTCAAGGGCCTTCCGGTGGAAGAGCTCGCCGAGCTCCGTAGGGCCGAGCCGGTGCACTGGGTCGACGTGCCCGGTGGCACCGGAGGCTTCGGCGACAAGGGTTACTGGCTCGTCACCCGGCACGAGGACGTCAAGGACGTCTCGCTGCGCAGCGAGGTGTTCTCGAGTGCGATGAACGGCGCGATCCCGGTCTGGCCGCAGGAGATGCCCCGCGAGGCCGTAGACGTGCAGAGTGCTGTCCTGCTCAACATGGACGCGCCGCACCACACCCGGCTGCGCAAGATCATCTCTCGTGGTTTCACTCCGCGGGCGCTCTCGCGGCTCGAGGACGAGCTGAACAACCGCGCTCAGCAGATCGTCAAGAACGCCGTGGCGTCGGATACCGGAGACTTTGTCGAGCAGGTGTCCTGCGAGTTGCCGCTGCAGGCCATCGCCGAACTGCTCGGTGTGCCGCAGGACGACCGCGACAAACTGTTCCGCTGGTCCAACGAGATGACCGCCGGTGACGACCCCGAATACGCGGACATCGACCCGGCGGCGTCGTCCTTCGAGGTCATCACCTACGCGATGAAGATGGCAGAGGAGCGGGGCAAGAACCCCACGGACGACATCGTCACCAAGCTGATCGAGGCCGACATCGACGGCGAGAAGCTCAGTGACGACGAGTTCGGCTTCTTCGTCATCATGCTGGCGGTCGCGGGCAACGAGACCAGCCGCAACTCGATCACGCACGGCATGATCGCGTTTTCGCAGAACCCCGATCAGTGGGAGCTGTTCAAGCGGGAGCGGCCGAAGACCGCGGTGGACGAGATCATCCGTTGGGCCACGCCGGTCTCGGCCTTCCAGCGCACCGCCAGCGAGGACACCGAGATCTCCGGCGTCAAGATCAAGGCCGGCGAGCGCGTGGTGATGTCCTACCGCTCGGCGAACTTCGACGAGAACGTGTTCGACGACCCGTTCACATTCAACATCCTTCGCGACCCGAACCCGCACGTTGGCTTCGGTGGCACCGGCGCGCACTATTGCATCGGGGCCAACCTGGCCCGCCTGACGATCAACCTGATCTTCAACGCAGTTGCCGATCACATGCCCGACCTCAAGCCGATCGGTGATCCCGAGCGACTGAAGTCGGGTTGGCTCAACGGCATCAAGCACTGGCCGGTGGACTTCACGGGCAAGTGCCCGGTCGCCGGCGAGCCGGCAGATCAAGCCGGAGCCGGCGAGCCGGCACAACAGGCCTGA
- a CDS encoding steroid 3-ketoacyl-CoA thiolase, with product MGNPVIVETTRSPIGKRNGWLSGLHATELLGAVQKALIEKAGIDAGSVEQLIGGCVTQYGEQGNNVTRQSWLVAGLPEHVGATTVDCQCGSAQQANHLIAGLIATGAIDIGIACGIEAMSRVGLGANGGGARAASWDIDLPNQFEAAERIAKRRGITRADVDALGLASQLKAKQAWAEGRFDREISPIEAPVIDENKQPTAEWNTVSRDQGLRDTTAEGLAGLKPVMEGGIHTAGTSSQISDGAAAVLWMDESVAKALGLKPRARIISQANVGAETYYHLDGPVQSTAKVLEKAGMKIGDIDLVEINEAFASVVLSWAQVHGADMDKVNVNGGAIALGHPVGSTGARLITTALHELERTDKSTALITMCAGGALSTGTIIERL from the coding sequence ATGGGTAACCCTGTCATCGTCGAAACCACCCGCAGCCCCATCGGCAAGCGCAACGGCTGGTTGTCCGGCCTGCACGCCACCGAGCTTCTCGGAGCCGTCCAAAAGGCCCTCATCGAGAAGGCCGGCATTGATGCCGGCAGCGTCGAGCAGCTGATCGGTGGCTGCGTCACGCAGTACGGCGAGCAGGGCAACAACGTCACCCGGCAGTCCTGGCTGGTCGCCGGGCTGCCCGAACACGTCGGCGCCACCACCGTCGACTGCCAGTGCGGCAGCGCACAGCAGGCCAATCATCTGATCGCGGGCCTGATCGCCACCGGCGCCATCGACATCGGCATCGCCTGCGGCATCGAGGCGATGAGCCGGGTCGGCCTGGGCGCCAACGGCGGCGGCGCCCGCGCCGCGTCCTGGGACATCGACCTGCCCAACCAGTTCGAGGCCGCCGAGCGGATCGCCAAGCGCCGCGGCATCACCCGCGCCGATGTGGATGCGCTGGGTCTGGCGTCGCAGCTGAAGGCCAAGCAGGCCTGGGCCGAGGGCCGGTTCGACCGGGAGATCTCCCCGATCGAGGCACCGGTCATCGACGAGAACAAGCAGCCGACCGCCGAATGGAACACGGTCAGCCGCGACCAGGGTCTGCGCGACACCACCGCTGAGGGCCTGGCTGGGCTGAAGCCGGTGATGGAGGGCGGCATCCACACTGCCGGTACGTCCTCGCAGATCTCCGACGGTGCCGCGGCGGTGCTGTGGATGGACGAGTCCGTGGCAAAGGCGCTGGGCCTCAAGCCGCGCGCCCGCATCATCAGTCAGGCCAACGTCGGCGCCGAGACCTACTACCACCTCGACGGGCCGGTGCAGTCCACCGCCAAGGTCCTCGAGAAGGCCGGCATGAAGATCGGCGACATCGACCTGGTCGAGATCAACGAGGCGTTCGCTTCCGTGGTGCTGTCCTGGGCCCAGGTGCACGGCGCCGACATGGACAAGGTCAATGTGAACGGCGGCGCCATTGCGCTCGGCCACCCCGTCGGTTCGACCGGCGCCCGCCTGATCACGACGGCTCTCCACGAACTGGAGCGCACCGACAAGAGCACGGCGCTGATCACCATGTGTGCCGGTGGCGCGCTGTCCACCGGCACGATCATCGAGCGCCTCTAG
- a CDS encoding nitroreductase family deazaflavin-dependent oxidoreductase, whose protein sequence is MANTPRPLNAKQVERLNAKSTGTAIKWMSRAQTWIFKKTGGRFGDKFLRGAEVGILTTTGRKSGEERDSPLLFLQEGRRIVLVASQGGRATNPMWYLNLVANPRVKFQTKQETLELTARDATDAERDEYWPKLDAMYADFVNYRSYTDRKIPIVICDPA, encoded by the coding sequence ATGGCCAACACCCCCCGCCCGCTGAACGCCAAACAGGTCGAACGGCTCAACGCGAAATCGACCGGCACCGCCATCAAATGGATGTCGCGCGCCCAGACCTGGATCTTCAAGAAGACGGGCGGGCGGTTCGGCGACAAGTTCCTGCGCGGCGCCGAGGTCGGCATCCTGACCACGACCGGGCGCAAGTCGGGCGAGGAACGGGACAGCCCGCTGCTGTTCCTGCAGGAAGGCCGGCGCATCGTGCTGGTCGCCTCGCAGGGCGGCCGGGCCACCAACCCGATGTGGTACCTCAACCTGGTCGCCAACCCCAGGGTGAAGTTCCAGACCAAGCAGGAGACCCTCGAGCTGACCGCGCGCGACGCCACCGATGCCGAGCGCGACGAGTACTGGCCCAAGCTCGACGCCATGTACGCCGACTTCGTGAACTACCGGTCCTATACCGACCGCAAGATCCCGATCGTGATCTGCGACCCGGCCTGA
- a CDS encoding histidine phosphatase family protein produces the protein MQRPNRRRAAGAAATTLTACSLFAAATLPAAAMTVTFIRHAESQGNASGYIDTSTPGPHLTNDQVNQNGGATGQEQALAWANAQCPTAQCTKYDALYASTMIRTQETAAPFAAKRGLPVTILGAYDPDNPQRNSGVQEISAGIFEGVPEGEGIGRIGYIVAPLAWTLGLQFVSVPGGENGLEFNERVTNALADVESDTTDTNGDGEIDAAVFSHGATIMMWTMMNVDNPNLLLFAQHQLNNTDTVVVEKNADGSWTLKEWAGQEVGEADYATKMLVNVRDLIVAPQKAIYNMRTPVLSLDAQGVVTTGAQGIQDVAQAGVKFVTDSVTDTVNAITGIPGSLGQSTSQMSKLSTVSAVADTKADVVDDVAEKSTPATDNVTTELTSTVENVTEGPTTALGKTAEPAKAKITTARTPNGATTLSDGNKAEPGKAVSAVRDRVNRAADDVRSGIESSAKQARETVKKLAGADKAAKSDKSDKHAAKPKAKHAA, from the coding sequence ATGCAACGACCCAATCGACGCCGGGCTGCCGGTGCCGCCGCAACCACCCTGACTGCCTGTTCCTTGTTCGCCGCAGCGACCCTGCCCGCAGCAGCGATGACCGTGACCTTCATCCGGCACGCCGAGTCGCAGGGCAACGCCTCCGGATACATCGACACCAGCACTCCGGGGCCGCATCTGACCAACGATCAGGTGAACCAGAACGGCGGCGCGACCGGCCAGGAGCAGGCGTTGGCCTGGGCCAATGCTCAGTGTCCGACCGCGCAGTGCACCAAGTACGACGCGCTCTACGCCTCGACCATGATTCGCACCCAGGAGACCGCGGCGCCGTTCGCCGCCAAGCGCGGGCTGCCGGTCACGATCCTGGGTGCGTACGACCCGGACAACCCGCAGCGGAACTCCGGCGTGCAGGAGATCAGTGCCGGCATCTTCGAGGGCGTGCCCGAAGGTGAAGGCATCGGCCGCATCGGCTACATCGTCGCTCCCCTGGCCTGGACGTTGGGGCTGCAGTTCGTCTCGGTCCCGGGCGGTGAGAACGGCCTCGAGTTCAACGAGCGGGTCACGAATGCGCTCGCCGACGTGGAGTCAGACACCACGGACACCAATGGTGACGGCGAGATCGACGCTGCGGTGTTCTCGCACGGCGCCACCATCATGATGTGGACGATGATGAACGTCGACAACCCGAACCTGCTGCTGTTCGCGCAGCATCAGTTGAACAACACCGACACGGTCGTCGTGGAGAAGAATGCCGACGGCAGTTGGACCCTCAAGGAATGGGCCGGCCAAGAGGTTGGCGAGGCCGACTATGCGACCAAGATGCTCGTCAATGTGCGTGACCTGATCGTGGCGCCGCAGAAGGCGATCTACAACATGCGCACCCCCGTCCTGTCGCTCGACGCTCAGGGCGTCGTGACCACGGGCGCACAGGGCATCCAGGACGTCGCACAGGCCGGCGTCAAGTTCGTCACGGACTCGGTGACCGACACCGTCAACGCGATCACCGGCATCCCCGGCTCACTGGGCCAGTCGACATCGCAGATGTCGAAGCTCAGCACAGTGAGCGCCGTGGCCGACACCAAGGCTGATGTCGTCGACGACGTTGCCGAAAAGTCAACGCCGGCAACCGATAATGTCACGACGGAGCTCACGTCGACCGTCGAGAACGTCACCGAAGGTCCCACGACAGCGCTCGGGAAGACCGCCGAGCCGGCCAAGGCGAAGATCACCACCGCCCGTACCCCCAACGGCGCCACCACGCTGAGCGATGGCAACAAGGCAGAGCCGGGTAAGGCCGTCTCCGCGGTTCGCGACCGGGTCAACCGTGCCGCGGACGACGTGCGCAGCGGGATCGAATCCTCGGCCAAGCAGGCGCGTGAGACCGTCAAGAAGCTCGCCGGCGCCGACAAGGCTGCAAAGTCGGACAAGTCGGACAAACACGCGGCCAAGCCCAAGGCCAAACACGCCGCCTAA
- a CDS encoding SDR family oxidoreductase: MGLLDGRVVIVTGAGGGIGREHALAFAAEGARVVVNDIGVGLDGSPAGGGSAAQNVVDEIVAAGGEAVTSGANVADWAQAEGLIQTAVDAFGTLDVLVNNAGIVRDRMFANATEEEFDAVTAVHLKGHFATMKHAAAYWRAKSKAGETVDARIINTSSGAGLQGSVGQATYSASKAGIAALTLVAAAEMGRYGVTVNGIAPSARTRMTETVFADMMATQDEAFDAMAAENISPLVVWLGSVESRDVTGKVFEIEGGKIRVAEGWAHGPQIDKGAKWDPAELGPVVNDLLAKARPAVPVYGA, encoded by the coding sequence ATGGGATTGCTCGACGGCCGCGTGGTCATCGTGACGGGTGCCGGTGGCGGTATCGGACGTGAGCATGCGCTCGCATTCGCCGCCGAAGGTGCCCGGGTCGTGGTCAACGACATCGGGGTGGGCCTGGACGGTTCGCCGGCTGGTGGTGGCAGCGCCGCGCAGAACGTGGTCGACGAGATCGTCGCTGCCGGAGGCGAAGCGGTCACCAGCGGTGCCAACGTCGCCGACTGGGCGCAGGCCGAAGGCCTGATCCAGACCGCTGTTGATGCCTTCGGCACCCTCGACGTGCTGGTCAACAACGCCGGCATCGTGCGTGACCGGATGTTCGCCAACGCCACCGAAGAAGAATTCGACGCCGTCACCGCCGTGCACCTCAAGGGGCACTTCGCCACCATGAAGCACGCCGCCGCGTACTGGCGGGCCAAGTCCAAGGCCGGCGAGACTGTCGATGCGCGCATCATCAACACCAGCTCGGGTGCCGGCCTGCAGGGCAGCGTCGGGCAGGCCACCTACAGTGCGTCCAAGGCCGGCATCGCCGCGCTGACCCTGGTGGCCGCTGCCGAGATGGGTCGCTACGGCGTCACAGTCAACGGCATTGCACCCTCGGCCCGCACCCGGATGACCGAGACCGTCTTCGCCGACATGATGGCCACCCAGGACGAGGCTTTCGATGCCATGGCCGCGGAGAACATCTCCCCGCTGGTGGTGTGGCTGGGTAGCGTCGAGTCGCGTGACGTCACCGGCAAGGTGTTCGAGATCGAGGGCGGCAAGATCCGCGTCGCCGAGGGCTGGGCGCACGGACCGCAGATCGACAAGGGCGCCAAGTGGGATCCTGCCGAGCTGGGCCCGGTCGTCAATGACCTGCTGGCCAAGGCTCGCCCCGCGGTTCCTGTCTACGGCGCCTAA
- a CDS encoding SDR family oxidoreductase, which translates to MTDTPEAGAINLGLTGKVVLVTGGVRGVGAGISAVFAGQGATVVTCARRPVEGLPYEFHACDIRNDDSVKSLIDAVVERHGRLDVVVNNAGGSPYVLAADASAKFSTKIIELNLIGALSVSTHANAVMQSQDSGGSIVNISSVSGHRPTPGTAAYGAAKAGIDNLTSTLAVEWAPKVRMNSVVVGMVETEQAELFYGDADSIAAISRNVPLGRLAKPADIGWATAFLASDAASYISGASLEVHGGGEPPHYLSTTTADIK; encoded by the coding sequence GTGACCGATACGCCAGAAGCTGGTGCCATCAATTTGGGTTTGACCGGCAAGGTGGTCCTGGTGACCGGCGGGGTGCGAGGGGTTGGCGCTGGAATCAGCGCGGTTTTCGCCGGTCAGGGCGCCACTGTGGTGACCTGCGCACGCCGTCCGGTTGAGGGACTGCCCTACGAGTTCCACGCCTGCGACATCCGGAATGACGACTCGGTGAAGTCGCTCATCGACGCAGTCGTCGAGAGGCACGGCCGCCTGGATGTGGTCGTCAACAACGCCGGCGGCTCGCCATACGTGCTCGCCGCCGACGCGTCGGCGAAGTTCAGCACCAAGATCATCGAGCTCAACCTGATCGGCGCACTCTCGGTGTCCACCCATGCCAACGCCGTGATGCAGAGCCAGGACTCCGGCGGCTCCATCGTCAACATCTCCAGCGTCAGCGGCCACCGGCCCACCCCGGGGACGGCCGCGTACGGCGCGGCGAAAGCCGGGATCGACAACCTCACCTCGACCCTGGCCGTCGAGTGGGCGCCCAAGGTCCGGATGAACTCGGTGGTGGTCGGCATGGTCGAGACCGAACAGGCTGAATTGTTCTACGGTGACGCCGACTCGATCGCTGCCATCTCGCGGAATGTGCCGCTGGGGCGGCTCGCCAAGCCGGCTGATATTGGCTGGGCCACAGCATTTCTGGCCTCGGATGCGGCCTCGTACATCAGCGGCGCGTCGTTGGAGGTGCACGGTGGCGGCGAGCCGCCGCACTACCTGTCCACCACGACCGCCGACATCAAGTAA
- the echA20 gene encoding (7aS)-7a-methyl-1,5-dioxo-2,3,5,6,7,7a-hexahydro-1H-indene-carboxyl-CoA hydrolase: MTITTKTVEPGIVSVTVNYPPVNAIPSAGWFELGDAITAAGRDRSTHVVILRAEGRGFNAGVDIKEMQNTEGFTALIDANRGCYHAFKSVYECEVPVVAAVNGFCVGGGIGLVGNADVIVASDDAKFGLPEVERGALGAATHLSRLVPQHLMRRLFFTAATVPAETLHHFGSVHEVVPRDELDEAALRVARDIASKDTRVIRAAKEALNFIDVQPVTARYRMEQGFTFELNLAGVSDEHRDAFAGTEKGKQ; the protein is encoded by the coding sequence ATGACGATCACCACCAAGACAGTCGAGCCGGGCATCGTCTCGGTCACCGTCAACTACCCGCCCGTCAACGCCATCCCGTCGGCCGGCTGGTTCGAACTCGGCGATGCGATCACCGCTGCCGGCCGCGACCGCAGCACCCACGTGGTGATCCTGCGGGCCGAGGGTCGTGGTTTCAACGCCGGTGTGGACATCAAGGAAATGCAGAACACCGAGGGCTTCACCGCGCTCATCGACGCCAACCGTGGCTGCTACCACGCCTTCAAGTCGGTGTACGAGTGCGAGGTCCCCGTCGTCGCGGCTGTCAACGGATTCTGCGTGGGCGGGGGGATCGGCCTGGTCGGCAACGCCGACGTGATCGTGGCCTCCGATGACGCCAAGTTCGGCCTCCCGGAGGTGGAGCGCGGCGCCCTGGGCGCGGCCACCCACCTGTCCCGGCTGGTGCCGCAGCACCTGATGCGCCGGTTGTTCTTCACCGCCGCCACCGTGCCCGCCGAAACGTTGCACCACTTCGGTTCGGTGCACGAGGTGGTTCCGCGCGACGAGCTCGACGAGGCCGCGCTGCGCGTCGCCCGGGATATCGCCAGCAAAGACACCCGGGTGATCCGGGCGGCCAAGGAGGCGCTGAACTTCATCGACGTGCAGCCCGTCACGGCGCGCTACCGGATGGAGCAGGGCTTCACCTTCGAACTCAACCTGGCCGGTGTGTCCGATGAGCACCGGGATGCGTTCGCAGGAACCGAGAAGGGAAAGCAGTGA
- the ipdA gene encoding cholesterol ring-cleaving hydrolase subunit IpdA → MSDKRTTLDEAVASIESGMTIGIGGWGSRRKPMAFVRALLRTDVKDLTVVTYGGPDLGLLCSADKVKRAYYGFVSLDSPPFYDPWFAKARTTGAIEAREMDEGMLRCGLQAAAQRLPFLPIRAGLGSDVRTFWGDELKTVKSPYPTDGAYEELVAMPALNLDAAFVHMNLGDAQGNAAYTGIDPYFDDLFLMSAQRRFLSVERVVSTEELVKAVPTQALLINRMMVDSVVEAPGGAHFTTNEPDYRRDEKFQRHYAEAAGSDETWAEFVKTYLSGSEADYQAAVRKFKEEQA, encoded by the coding sequence GTGAGCGACAAGAGAACAACTCTCGACGAGGCCGTCGCCTCGATCGAAAGCGGTATGACCATCGGCATCGGCGGCTGGGGCTCGCGGCGCAAGCCGATGGCCTTCGTGCGTGCCCTGCTGCGCACCGACGTCAAAGACCTGACCGTGGTCACCTACGGCGGTCCTGATCTGGGACTGCTCTGCTCGGCCGACAAGGTCAAGCGCGCCTACTACGGCTTCGTGTCCCTCGACTCGCCGCCGTTCTACGACCCGTGGTTCGCCAAGGCCCGCACCACCGGTGCGATCGAGGCCCGTGAGATGGATGAGGGCATGCTGCGCTGCGGCCTGCAGGCTGCCGCCCAGCGGCTGCCGTTCCTGCCGATCCGCGCCGGACTCGGCAGCGACGTCCGCACGTTCTGGGGCGACGAGCTCAAAACCGTGAAGTCGCCGTACCCGACCGACGGTGCCTACGAGGAGCTCGTCGCGATGCCGGCGCTGAACCTCGACGCGGCGTTCGTCCACATGAATCTCGGTGACGCCCAGGGCAATGCCGCCTACACCGGCATCGACCCGTACTTCGATGACCTGTTCCTGATGTCGGCTCAACGCCGCTTCCTCTCGGTGGAGCGCGTGGTCTCCACCGAGGAACTGGTCAAGGCCGTCCCGACGCAGGCCCTGCTGATCAACCGGATGATGGTCGATTCTGTGGTCGAGGCTCCGGGCGGCGCCCACTTCACCACCAACGAACCCGACTACCGGCGCGACGAAAAGTTCCAGCGCCACTACGCCGAGGCCGCCGGCTCCGACGAGACCTGGGCCGAGTTCGTCAAGACGTATCTGTCCGGTAGCGAGGCCGATTACCAAGCGGCCGTGCGGAAATTCAAAGAGGAGCAAGCATGA
- the ipdB gene encoding cholesterol ring-cleaving hydrolase subunit IpdB — protein MIAVTRAEVCAVACAELFRDAGEIMASPMTTVVQIGARLARLTFSPDIVLTDGEARILADTPAIGAPFTVEGWMPFNRVFETLAWGKRHVVMGANQIDRYGNQNLSAFGPIQHPTRQMFGVRGAPGNSINHATSYFVGNHSKRVFTESVDIVSGIGWDKIDPENPAYRFANVYRVVSNLGVFDFNGPDHQMRAVSLHPGVEADQVADNTSFEVHGLDAAETTRLATDDELKLLREVIDPKSLRDKEVKV, from the coding sequence ATGATTGCCGTGACCCGCGCCGAGGTGTGCGCCGTTGCCTGTGCCGAACTGTTCCGCGACGCCGGCGAGATCATGGCCAGCCCGATGACCACCGTCGTCCAGATCGGTGCCCGGCTGGCCCGGCTGACCTTCTCCCCCGACATCGTGCTGACCGACGGTGAGGCCCGGATCCTGGCCGATACCCCGGCGATCGGCGCCCCCTTCACCGTCGAGGGCTGGATGCCGTTCAACCGTGTCTTCGAGACCCTGGCCTGGGGCAAGCGCCATGTGGTCATGGGCGCCAACCAGATCGACCGCTACGGCAACCAGAACCTGTCGGCGTTCGGCCCGATCCAGCACCCGACCCGGCAGATGTTCGGCGTCCGCGGCGCCCCGGGCAACTCGATCAACCACGCCACCAGCTACTTCGTGGGTAACCACTCCAAGCGCGTGTTCACCGAATCGGTGGACATCGTCTCCGGAATCGGTTGGGACAAGATCGATCCGGAGAACCCCGCCTACCGCTTCGCCAACGTCTACCGCGTGGTGTCCAACCTGGGCGTGTTCGACTTCAACGGCCCGGACCACCAGATGCGCGCGGTGTCGCTGCACCCCGGAGTCGAGGCCGATCAGGTCGCCGACAACACCTCGTTCGAGGTGCACGGCCTCGACGCCGCGGAAACCACCCGGCTGGCCACCGATGACGAGCTCAAGCTCCTGCGCGAGGTCATTGATCCGAAGTCGTTGCGCGACAAAGAGGTCAAGGTCTAG
- the ipdC gene encoding (3aS,4S,5R,7aS)-5-hydroxy-7a-methyl-1-oxo-octahydro-1H-indene-4-carboxyl-CoA dehydrogenase yields the protein MGKLKTPLTELVGIEHPVVQTGMGWVAGARLVAATSNAGGLGILASATMTLEELQTAVTKVKAATDKPFGINMRADAGDAGARVDLLIREGVKVASFALAPKPELIAKLKDAGVVVIPSVGAAKHAKKVAGWGADAVIVQGGEGGGHTGPVATTLLLPSVLDAVKDTGMPVIAAGGFFDGRGLAAALTYGAAGVAMGTRFLLTSDSTVPDAVKERYLQAALDGTVVSTRVDGMPHRVLRTGLVEKLESGSPARGFAAAVGNAQKFKKLSGMTWLSMIKDGMAMRHGKELTWSQVVMAANTPMLLKAGLVEGNTDAGVLASGQVAGIINDLPSCAELVEKIVDDAVAHLQSASGYIQ from the coding sequence ATGGGCAAGCTCAAGACTCCGCTGACCGAGTTGGTCGGCATCGAGCATCCCGTCGTACAGACGGGCATGGGATGGGTGGCCGGAGCACGACTGGTCGCCGCAACCTCCAACGCCGGCGGCCTCGGCATCCTGGCGTCGGCGACGATGACGCTCGAGGAACTCCAGACCGCCGTCACCAAGGTCAAGGCCGCCACCGACAAGCCCTTCGGCATCAACATGCGTGCCGATGCGGGCGATGCCGGTGCGCGCGTCGACCTCCTGATCCGCGAAGGAGTCAAAGTCGCCTCCTTCGCTCTAGCTCCCAAGCCCGAGCTGATCGCCAAGCTGAAAGACGCAGGCGTCGTGGTGATCCCGTCGGTCGGCGCAGCCAAGCACGCCAAGAAGGTAGCCGGCTGGGGTGCTGACGCGGTGATCGTGCAGGGCGGGGAGGGCGGTGGCCACACCGGTCCGGTCGCCACCACGCTGCTGTTGCCCTCGGTGCTCGATGCGGTCAAGGACACCGGCATGCCGGTGATCGCTGCCGGCGGTTTCTTCGACGGGCGTGGCCTGGCCGCCGCGCTGACCTACGGTGCGGCCGGCGTGGCGATGGGGACCCGGTTCCTGCTGACCTCGGATTCCACCGTGCCCGACGCGGTCAAGGAGCGGTACCTGCAGGCCGCCCTGGACGGCACCGTGGTCTCCACCCGCGTGGACGGTATGCCGCACCGGGTACTGCGTACCGGCCTGGTGGAAAAGCTGGAGAGCGGTTCGCCGGCACGCGGTTTCGCCGCGGCGGTCGGCAACGCCCAGAAGTTCAAGAAGCTCTCGGGCATGACCTGGCTGTCGATGATCAAGGACGGCATGGCGATGCGGCACGGCAAAGAACTCACCTGGTCGCAGGTCGTGATGGCGGCCAACACCCCGATGCTGCTCAAAGCTGGTCTGGTGGAGGGCAATACCGACGCCGGCGTGCTCGCCTCGGGGCAAGTGGCGGGCATCATCAACGACCTGCCGTCGTGTGCTGAGCTGGTCGAGAAGATCGTCGATGACGCTGTCGCACACCTGCAGTCAGCGTCGGGTTACATCCAGTAA